In Priestia megaterium NBRC 15308 = ATCC 14581, the following proteins share a genomic window:
- a CDS encoding response regulator transcription factor yields MRVLVVEDDASLLHGIVEGLKEEGYEVDCASEGDEGLFLAEQNIYDALILDIMLPGMTGLDILKKLRKQKVLTKVIFLTAKDSVEDRVKGLDYGADDYLVKPFAMAELFARLRVMLRDLQAEEGMISYGPISIREANHEVIINGSALTLTIKEFQLLEYFIRNKEQILIRDQIFNRVWGFTSDVGVGVVDVYVHHLRKKLQPFNCDGYVRTVRGVGFMLKGEEHV; encoded by the coding sequence ATGCGTGTACTTGTGGTAGAAGATGATGCTTCATTATTACACGGTATCGTAGAAGGCTTAAAAGAAGAAGGATATGAAGTGGATTGTGCGTCTGAAGGAGATGAAGGTTTGTTTTTAGCAGAGCAGAATATTTATGATGCCTTGATTTTAGATATTATGCTGCCGGGTATGACAGGGCTTGACATACTAAAAAAGCTAAGAAAACAAAAGGTGCTGACGAAAGTTATTTTTCTTACTGCAAAAGATAGTGTAGAAGATCGAGTGAAAGGACTTGATTATGGAGCTGATGATTATTTGGTTAAGCCTTTTGCCATGGCTGAACTTTTTGCAAGGTTAAGAGTGATGCTCAGAGACTTGCAGGCAGAAGAAGGCATGATTTCATATGGTCCCATTTCTATACGAGAAGCCAATCATGAAGTTATAATAAATGGGAGTGCCCTAACGTTAACGATTAAAGAATTTCAGCTTTTGGAATACTTTATTCGAAATAAAGAACAAATCCTTATTCGAGATCAAATTTTTAATCGGGTATGGGGGTTTACATCTGACGTAGGAGTGGGTGTAGTAGATGTCTATGTTCACCATTTAAGAAAGAAGCTTCAGCCTTTTAATTGTGACGGTTATGTACGTACAGTGAGAGGCGTAGGCTTTATGTTAAAAGGGGAAGAGCATGTTTAA
- a CDS encoding sensor histidine kinase, with amino-acid sequence MFKKTRIRLVLFNTMVLMVILSIFSVVLYFYMQHLIFLNPDNRLSEMSEQVKKRNLHEIQENNERETERRVAFLLWSSDKKLIKITPKKGLYTNDIDDFKPALSEGKIQTSQEVNGHAYRVMNVKNEGYIKDQDVSTIQLVLNVDPETQTLEHLAFLLIISAFIGLLLSLVAGLFLANRALVPIQKSWNKQVEFIADASHELRTPLSVMQTHLELLFRRPNHTIEQESENIYQSLNEVKRMTKLVGNLLTLARSDSSAQLLNKTVFNMGELVDKVANQFEPIFELKELHFTREIESLMCGGDQERLHQLCMILLDNAFKYTPPGESIHISLKKHHHSMMLIVKDTGIGIEAKDLPYVFDRFYRSDKNRARAEGGSGLGLAIAKWIVQAHNGEIKVFSQKNVGTEFYVKIPL; translated from the coding sequence ATGTTTAAAAAGACGAGAATCAGGCTTGTGTTATTTAACACAATGGTGCTGATGGTTATTTTGAGCATTTTTAGTGTAGTTTTGTATTTTTACATGCAGCATCTTATTTTTTTAAACCCGGACAATCGGCTAAGTGAGATGAGCGAGCAGGTTAAAAAAAGAAACTTACATGAGATCCAAGAAAACAATGAGAGAGAAACAGAACGGCGCGTTGCGTTTTTACTTTGGAGCAGTGATAAAAAACTAATCAAAATTACACCTAAAAAAGGGTTATATACAAACGATATTGACGACTTTAAGCCTGCACTCTCAGAAGGAAAAATCCAAACGTCGCAAGAAGTAAACGGTCATGCTTATCGAGTGATGAATGTGAAAAACGAAGGATATATAAAAGATCAAGACGTTTCAACAATTCAACTTGTCTTAAACGTAGATCCAGAAACTCAAACCTTAGAGCACCTTGCTTTTCTTCTTATCATTTCAGCTTTTATTGGACTGCTTCTTTCGCTTGTAGCTGGCTTGTTTTTAGCCAATCGAGCGCTTGTGCCTATCCAAAAGTCTTGGAACAAACAGGTCGAATTTATTGCAGATGCTTCCCATGAGTTAAGGACGCCTCTTTCCGTGATGCAAACGCATCTCGAGCTATTGTTTAGACGACCAAATCATACGATTGAGCAAGAAAGCGAAAATATTTATCAAAGCTTAAACGAAGTGAAACGGATGACGAAGCTGGTTGGCAACTTACTAACACTGGCTAGATCTGATTCAAGTGCACAGCTGCTAAACAAAACGGTCTTTAATATGGGTGAGCTCGTTGATAAAGTAGCTAATCAGTTTGAGCCTATATTTGAACTAAAAGAGCTGCACTTCACAAGGGAAATTGAATCGTTAATGTGTGGAGGAGATCAAGAACGACTTCATCAGCTATGTATGATTTTATTAGACAACGCTTTTAAGTACACCCCACCTGGAGAAAGTATTCATATTAGTCTAAAGAAACATCACCACTCTATGATGCTAATTGTCAAAGACACAGGCATTGGAATTGAAGCGAAAGATCTTCCGTATGTGTTTGATCGTTTTTATCGAAGTGATAAGAACCGAGCCCGTGCCGAAGGAGGGTCAGGATTAGGTCTGGCGATTGCCAAATGGATTGTACAAGCCCATAACGGAGAAATTAAGGTTTTTAGTCAAAAAAACGTGGGTACGGAATTTTATGTGAAAATTCCGCTATGA
- a CDS encoding ABC transporter substrate-binding protein, which produces MKQLAKPFIFIVILSFVLMYVVHHLNNAEGYSGGDTLTVYNWGDYIDPDLVNQFEKETGIKVIYQTFDSNEAMMTKIEQGGTTFDIAVPSEYAISKMREENLLLPIDHSKLPNLKYINPRFLDLSFDPGNKYSIPYFWGTVGIVYNSNMIHGKKIKSWNDLWDPKLKNKILLADGAREVMGMGLNSLNYSLNDTNKAHLQEAKRKLDTLTPNVKAIVGDEIKMLLANEEAAVGVVWSGDASEIMSENDKLNYVVPEEGSNLWFDNMVIPKTAKNVEGAHKFMNFMLDPKHAAQNAEYVGYSTPNEKALDYLPKEVAEDERFYPDEELTNKLEVYNNLGKRMLAYYNELFLEFKMHRK; this is translated from the coding sequence ATGAAGCAATTAGCAAAGCCGTTTATCTTCATCGTCATCCTTTCTTTCGTTCTTATGTATGTGGTTCATCATTTGAACAATGCCGAAGGATACTCTGGAGGAGATACGCTGACTGTCTATAATTGGGGAGATTATATTGATCCTGATTTAGTGAATCAGTTTGAAAAAGAAACCGGAATTAAAGTCATTTATCAGACCTTTGATTCGAATGAAGCAATGATGACCAAAATTGAACAAGGTGGTACAACATTTGATATTGCTGTGCCTTCTGAGTACGCGATTAGCAAGATGCGTGAAGAAAATTTACTATTGCCAATTGATCATTCGAAGCTGCCTAATTTAAAATACATTAATCCGCGTTTTTTAGACTTATCCTTTGATCCTGGCAATAAGTACTCTATTCCTTATTTTTGGGGAACTGTGGGTATTGTGTATAACTCTAATATGATTCATGGCAAGAAGATAAAAAGTTGGAATGATTTATGGGATCCTAAGCTGAAAAATAAAATTTTACTTGCAGATGGCGCTAGAGAAGTGATGGGAATGGGGCTAAACAGCTTAAATTATTCATTAAATGATACGAATAAAGCCCATCTTCAAGAAGCAAAAAGAAAGCTTGATACATTAACACCAAATGTTAAAGCCATTGTAGGAGACGAGATTAAGATGCTCCTAGCAAATGAAGAAGCGGCAGTTGGCGTTGTTTGGTCAGGTGATGCTTCTGAAATTATGAGTGAAAACGATAAGCTGAATTACGTTGTTCCAGAAGAAGGTTCGAATTTATGGTTCGATAACATGGTTATTCCAAAAACGGCTAAAAACGTAGAAGGTGCACATAAATTCATGAATTTTATGCTAGATCCTAAACACGCTGCTCAAAATGCAGAATATGTAGGGTATTCTACACCTAATGAAAAAGCGCTAGATTATTTGCCGAAAGAAGTAGCGGAAGATGAACGTTTTTATCCGGATGAAGAACTAACCAATAAGCTTGAAGTATATAATAACTTAGGCAAACGAATGCTTGCTTATTATAATGAGTTATTTTTAGAATTTAAAATGCACCGTAAATAA
- a CDS encoding acyltransferase encodes MKQKQKQHIQSIYFLRLFAMMMVVLVHVTAAYATVLPFASEAYQKYHFLNRIVRIEAGIFIVITGLVFFYSYINKPLTKTLWKTYYARRVTYILVPYVIWALIYEFYSYYVGATELNAADIVKRILRGESYYQLHFIFLIVQVYLVLPIFVWLAQKVTIFKKYMWLFGIIIQLGYLMLNNKYHITSFNLFLNTMATFLLGGWIGVYYREQVDKKYSRSNIVLFLVTLGSGIAISLLNYHLYTMKTIQISGFTYEAVNTIYLVVGSYFFFRIAEILAEKLSMKSVTVVKNIAMYSFGFYLIHPMVLNFVAKAVPIQGNYMFHFEILARYILTLAGCYLIIWGCHRLLPFASFLFGKLPKEAVFIYRRPDHK; translated from the coding sequence GTGAAGCAAAAACAAAAGCAGCATATTCAATCCATTTATTTTTTACGATTATTCGCTATGATGATGGTTGTGCTCGTACATGTAACAGCAGCTTATGCAACGGTACTGCCATTTGCAAGCGAAGCTTATCAGAAATATCATTTCCTTAACCGAATTGTTCGAATTGAAGCAGGGATCTTCATTGTGATCACAGGTTTAGTTTTCTTTTATAGTTATATTAACAAGCCGTTAACAAAGACTTTATGGAAAACGTATTATGCTCGAAGAGTGACATATATTTTAGTTCCCTATGTTATTTGGGCACTTATTTATGAATTTTATTCGTACTATGTGGGAGCAACAGAATTAAATGCAGCTGATATTGTGAAACGTATTTTACGCGGAGAGTCTTACTATCAGCTTCATTTTATCTTTTTAATTGTACAAGTGTATCTCGTGCTGCCGATTTTTGTATGGCTAGCACAAAAAGTAACCATTTTTAAAAAATACATGTGGCTGTTTGGTATTATCATTCAGCTTGGTTATTTAATGCTTAACAATAAGTATCATATCACTTCATTTAATTTATTTTTAAATACGATGGCTACGTTTTTACTCGGCGGTTGGATTGGTGTTTATTATCGCGAACAAGTGGATAAAAAGTATAGTCGTTCAAATATTGTATTATTTCTGGTGACGCTCGGATCGGGAATAGCTATTTCACTGTTAAATTATCACTTATACACAATGAAGACAATTCAAATTTCAGGCTTTACGTATGAGGCTGTTAATACAATTTATTTGGTGGTGGGAAGTTATTTCTTCTTCCGAATTGCAGAGATATTAGCTGAAAAGCTTTCTATGAAGTCCGTGACGGTTGTTAAAAATATTGCCATGTACTCGTTTGGATTTTACTTGATTCATCCAATGGTTTTAAACTTTGTGGCAAAAGCAGTACCAATACAAGGAAACTACATGTTTCACTTTGAAATCTTGGCACGCTATATTCTAACATTAGCGGGCTGTTACCTCATCATTTGGGGATGTCATCGTCTTTTACCGTTTGCTAGCTTTTTGTTTGGTAAACTGCCAAAAGAAGCGGTGTTCATTTACCGACGTCCTGATCATAAATAG
- a CDS encoding FMN-binding protein, with product MSKMGKKMIAACSVAIGSIYATGYINTLSDAQAVQVTPAHHQKKTTDQTDNQTIVNDSWGEDIASSNKNQSSASTESSAPKTKYKDGTYSGQGSNRIGTVYVSVTIKNDRIDTVEITEADTHYSQSYIEDLPSQVVQRQSSDVDVVSGATLSTEDFQNAVDDALQQAMNA from the coding sequence ATGAGTAAAATGGGCAAGAAGATGATTGCTGCATGCAGTGTAGCCATTGGAAGTATTTATGCAACGGGCTATATAAACACTCTATCTGATGCACAAGCTGTTCAAGTCACACCGGCTCATCATCAGAAAAAAACGACAGATCAGACAGACAATCAAACGATTGTCAATGACAGCTGGGGAGAAGATATAGCTTCGTCTAATAAAAACCAGTCATCAGCAAGTACCGAAAGTTCTGCTCCTAAAACAAAATACAAAGATGGTACGTATTCTGGCCAAGGAAGCAACCGTATCGGAACCGTCTACGTATCCGTGACCATTAAAAACGACCGAATTGATACAGTTGAAATTACAGAAGCAGATACTCACTATTCTCAAAGTTACATTGAGGACCTTCCGTCTCAAGTCGTACAAAGACAAAGCTCAGACGTCGACGTCGTGAGCGGAGCAACACTTAGTACAGAAGATTTTCAAAATGCCGTGGATGACGCACTTCAGCAAGCAATGAATGCATAA
- a CDS encoding RnfABCDGE type electron transport complex subunit D, whose amino-acid sequence MTTRSERRSGVKYISTPKGYIIVDENKPKEISRWAQLVKTPKRYVMAMLLLLTLLGEFNSSAFQGLGHLLLAICSAAALDLGFSFAYKKKIQLPDGGIITGLIIALVLSTSTPPSVTFCTVAVAILSKHLVKVKKKPIFNPAAFGLLFSLIVFSSGQSWWGSLSLLPVWLIVFVFVTGYLVTSKVNKFPQVFAFLGVYFAIFAIMSLIGVGDVADALRAPFVNSALFLAFFMVTDPPTSPAKYKDQIKFGLLAGAISAVDYLVFGGLAYLLIGLLLANAWKAWKAANKKVMKKAA is encoded by the coding sequence ATGACCACACGTTCTGAACGAAGAAGCGGTGTTAAATATATTAGTACACCAAAAGGTTATATTATTGTAGATGAAAACAAACCAAAAGAAATAAGTCGGTGGGCGCAGCTAGTTAAAACACCTAAAAGATACGTGATGGCTATGCTGCTGCTTTTAACCTTATTAGGTGAATTCAACTCTTCTGCCTTTCAAGGATTAGGACACCTACTGCTTGCCATATGCTCGGCGGCCGCCTTAGATTTAGGATTTTCTTTTGCTTATAAAAAGAAAATTCAGCTCCCTGACGGCGGGATCATTACTGGATTAATTATTGCCTTAGTGCTTAGCACATCTACACCGCCTTCGGTCACATTTTGCACCGTAGCTGTAGCGATTTTATCCAAGCACTTAGTAAAAGTAAAAAAGAAGCCTATTTTTAACCCTGCCGCTTTTGGTCTTCTCTTTTCGCTTATTGTCTTTTCAAGCGGCCAAAGCTGGTGGGGAAGCTTATCTTTACTACCCGTCTGGCTCATTGTATTCGTGTTTGTGACAGGGTACCTTGTGACAAGCAAAGTAAATAAATTCCCTCAAGTATTTGCGTTTTTAGGCGTGTATTTTGCTATTTTTGCGATTATGTCATTAATAGGAGTAGGTGATGTAGCGGATGCTTTAAGAGCTCCTTTTGTCAATTCTGCTTTATTTTTAGCCTTCTTTATGGTGACGGATCCGCCAACTTCTCCTGCGAAGTATAAAGACCAAATTAAATTTGGGCTGCTTGCGGGGGCAATTAGCGCCGTAGATTACTTAGTTTTTGGCGGCCTCGCCTATTTATTAATTGGCCTGTTACTTGCTAATGCATGGAAAGCATGGAAGGCTGCAAACAAAAAAGTGATGAAAAAAGCTGCCTAA
- a CDS encoding ABC transporter ATP-binding protein: MTSTNTIIQFENVTKQYDNDSVVLDHVSFEIEKGKFYTLLGPSGCGKTTILRLIAGFTEASSGTIYFNGKRINDVPANKRQVNTVFQDYALFPHLNVFENVAFGLRIKKMKNADITIKVKEALRFVNLEGYENREMKEMSGGQRQRVAIARAIVNQPEVILLDEPLSALDLKLRTEMQYELRELQRRLGITFIFVTHDQEEALAMSDEIFVLNKGRIQQSGEPTDIYDEPINRFVADFIGESNIVPGKMIADFLVEFGGQQFECVDQGLNQNEQVEIVIRPEDLAITSSDQGKLQVRVDSQLFRGVHYEILGYDHAGNEWLVHSTKKATVGEEIGLYFEPEAIHVMRFNETEEEFDKRLEGYEEDYHAN, from the coding sequence ATGACATCTACGAATACAATTATTCAATTTGAAAATGTGACCAAGCAATATGATAATGATTCAGTTGTATTGGATCATGTAAGCTTTGAAATTGAAAAAGGGAAGTTTTATACCCTCTTAGGTCCATCGGGATGTGGAAAGACAACGATTTTACGATTAATTGCAGGCTTTACGGAAGCCTCAAGCGGAACGATTTATTTTAATGGGAAAAGAATTAATGATGTCCCGGCTAACAAACGTCAGGTTAATACGGTTTTTCAAGACTACGCGCTTTTCCCCCATTTGAATGTGTTTGAAAATGTAGCATTTGGTCTTCGAATCAAGAAGATGAAAAATGCTGATATTACAATAAAAGTTAAAGAAGCCCTTCGTTTTGTTAACTTAGAAGGATATGAAAACAGAGAAATGAAGGAAATGTCGGGCGGCCAAAGACAGCGCGTAGCCATTGCACGAGCAATTGTAAATCAGCCTGAAGTTATTTTGCTGGACGAGCCGCTTTCAGCTCTTGATCTAAAATTGCGTACGGAAATGCAATACGAGTTAAGAGAATTACAGCGCCGTCTAGGTATTACGTTCATTTTTGTTACGCACGATCAAGAAGAAGCGCTTGCGATGTCCGATGAAATCTTTGTTTTAAATAAAGGAAGAATTCAGCAGAGCGGGGAACCTACAGATATTTATGATGAGCCAATCAATCGTTTTGTTGCTGATTTTATTGGTGAATCAAATATTGTGCCAGGTAAAATGATTGCTGACTTCTTAGTGGAGTTTGGCGGCCAGCAATTTGAATGTGTCGATCAAGGGTTAAACCAAAATGAGCAGGTTGAAATTGTGATTCGACCTGAAGATTTAGCCATTACAAGCTCCGATCAAGGGAAGCTGCAGGTTCGTGTAGATTCACAGCTGTTCAGAGGAGTCCATTATGAAATTTTAGGCTATGACCATGCAGGGAATGAGTGGCTCGTTCACTCTACGAAAAAGGCAACGGTTGGCGAAGAAATTGGTTTATATTTCGAACCTGAAGCTATTCATGTTATGCGATTTAATGAAACGGAAGAAGAATTCGATAAGCGACTCGAAGGTTATGAAGAGGATTACCATGCAAACTAA
- a CDS encoding helix-turn-helix domain-containing protein, whose protein sequence is MEIGKKIKNLRLKKGLTQEELGERTDLSKGYISQLERDLSSPSLETFFSILEVLGCEPKEFFEIDTHVQKVVYREEDYTSYCEDEKGYHIQWLVHESNEKEMEPIRLILHEKGAFKRFEPSLSETFGYILRGCVKVKLGGRIYEAKQGETIYFQASEEHQILNAHDGITELIIVATESYL, encoded by the coding sequence ATGGAAATAGGAAAGAAAATTAAAAATTTACGATTAAAAAAAGGTTTAACACAAGAAGAGCTAGGAGAACGTACTGATTTAAGCAAAGGCTATATTTCACAGCTAGAGCGCGATTTAAGTTCGCCGTCTTTAGAAACATTTTTTAGTATTTTGGAAGTGCTAGGATGCGAACCGAAAGAATTCTTTGAAATTGATACGCATGTTCAAAAGGTTGTATACAGAGAGGAAGACTACACGAGTTATTGCGAAGATGAAAAAGGTTACCATATTCAGTGGCTTGTGCATGAGTCAAATGAAAAAGAAATGGAGCCAATTCGTCTTATTCTTCATGAAAAAGGTGCATTTAAGAGATTTGAGCCTTCTCTTTCAGAAACGTTTGGCTATATTTTGCGCGGGTGTGTGAAGGTGAAGCTTGGAGGCAGAATATATGAAGCCAAACAAGGAGAAACCATTTATTTTCAAGCTTCTGAAGAACATCAGATTTTAAATGCTCATGACGGAATAACAGAGTTAATTATTGTGGCGACAGAGTCTTATTTATAG
- a CDS encoding ABC transporter permease has product MQTKSRNIYLVPYVLWILLFVVAPIVLVVYYSFFSIDNELTLENYKKFFTPVYLQMTLSSFWYAFLITLFSLVFSYPTAYLLTKLKHKQLWLLLIILPTWINLLLKAYAFLGIFGTYGTVNKFTEFLGLGTHQILFTDFSFVFVSVYIFIPFMILPIFNSLEELNPSLIYASRDLGASSWVTFKRVVFPLTLEGVKSGCQAVFIPALSLFMITRLIAGNRVITLGTAIEQHFLVTQDWGMGATIAVFLIIAMAVMMLITGTGKRGV; this is encoded by the coding sequence ATGCAAACTAAATCAAGAAATATTTACTTAGTCCCGTACGTGTTATGGATTTTGCTTTTTGTAGTTGCTCCCATTGTATTAGTTGTCTATTATTCTTTTTTTAGCATTGATAATGAGCTGACGCTTGAAAACTATAAGAAATTTTTTACCCCTGTTTATTTACAGATGACGCTGAGCTCATTTTGGTATGCCTTTTTAATTACGTTATTTTCCTTGGTTTTTTCTTATCCCACAGCTTATTTACTAACGAAGCTTAAGCATAAGCAGCTTTGGCTTTTACTGATTATTTTACCGACGTGGATTAACCTATTATTAAAAGCTTATGCTTTTTTAGGTATATTTGGCACGTACGGTACGGTTAATAAATTTACTGAATTTCTGGGACTTGGCACTCATCAAATTTTATTTACTGACTTTAGTTTTGTATTTGTATCGGTGTATATTTTTATCCCCTTTATGATTTTGCCGATTTTTAACTCTTTAGAAGAACTTAATCCCTCGCTTATCTACGCTTCTCGAGACTTGGGAGCATCTTCATGGGTGACATTTAAGCGCGTGGTATTTCCGCTAACGCTAGAAGGGGTTAAATCAGGTTGTCAGGCTGTTTTTATTCCAGCACTATCACTCTTTATGATTACGCGTTTAATTGCTGGAAACCGCGTTATTACACTGGGAACGGCGATTGAACAACATTTTTTAGTGACGCAGGATTGGGGCATGGGAGCTACAATTGCCGTCTTTTTAATTATTGCGATGGCCGTTATGATGCTCATAACGGGCACTGGAAAGAGAGGGGTGTAA
- a CDS encoding ABC transporter permease, translating into MKRKWKFSHLYLFFVFFILYAPIFYLMYYSFNSGGNMREFEGFTLDWYKEVFQDTRLLIIVLNTLIIALLSSVISTIIGVIGALAIVYVKRRRVQNTLLTFNNVLIVSPDVIIGASFLILFTIIGVKLGFISVLLAHIAFSVPIVVIMVLPKLQEMSPTLLDAARDLGASRFEVLSKVVLPFIRPGIFAGFFMALTYSLDDFAVTFFVTGNGFSTLSVEIYSLARRGVSLKINALSTLIFMFTVLIVIGYYFISQRYSNKVKGVATGK; encoded by the coding sequence GTGAAGAGAAAGTGGAAGTTCAGCCACCTTTATTTATTTTTTGTCTTTTTCATTTTATACGCGCCCATTTTCTATTTAATGTATTACTCTTTTAACAGCGGAGGAAACATGCGAGAATTTGAAGGGTTTACGTTAGATTGGTACAAAGAAGTGTTTCAAGACACACGTTTGCTCATTATTGTCTTGAATACCTTAATTATTGCTCTATTGTCTTCGGTTATTTCAACGATTATTGGCGTGATAGGAGCACTTGCTATCGTATACGTGAAGCGTAGACGTGTTCAAAATACGCTGTTAACATTTAATAATGTGTTAATTGTGAGTCCAGATGTTATTATTGGCGCATCTTTTTTAATTCTATTTACCATTATCGGTGTAAAGCTCGGATTTATATCGGTATTATTAGCACATATTGCATTCAGTGTACCGATTGTGGTCATCATGGTTCTGCCTAAGCTGCAGGAAATGAGTCCGACACTGCTCGATGCAGCCCGTGATTTGGGAGCAAGCCGCTTTGAAGTACTTTCGAAAGTGGTATTGCCATTTATTCGTCCTGGTATCTTTGCAGGCTTTTTTATGGCTTTAACTTACTCTTTGGATGACTTTGCCGTTACTTTCTTTGTGACCGGGAACGGTTTTTCCACGCTTTCAGTAGAAATTTACTCGTTAGCAAGAAGAGGGGTCTCGCTGAAAATCAATGCTCTTTCTACTCTTATTTTCATGTTTACCGTGCTGATTGTGATTGGTTATTACTTTATCAGTCAGCGATATAGCAATAAAGTGAAAGGGGTGGCGACTGGAAAATGA
- a CDS encoding FAD:protein FMN transferase codes for MSIKTYSRSVLCMGTTVSLQVIAPQSEEANVLHHISKAFTIFKAVETTCSRFDAKSEVMKLIRHVKEPVSVSPLLFEALYFAVLVANETYGIFDPTVGKQLENRGFNEHYLYGNSIQTDEAVDSGSYKDIVLDTHKKTVLLQKPMIIDLGAVAKGLAIDLAARSLPYQHFMINAGGDILVKGLNQHGELWKVGIQHPRIQTQSLLTLRVTDTAVCTSGNYARKNKTQPSMHHLVNPLSPSTRSSLMSCTAIAPSAMMADALSTSAFILGAEKGVNLLNDADIRGVLFDSSFTPFFTSDMEELMNYDHTF; via the coding sequence ATGTCCATAAAAACGTATAGCCGCTCTGTATTATGTATGGGAACAACCGTCTCACTTCAAGTAATTGCTCCGCAATCAGAGGAAGCAAATGTCCTTCACCATATTTCAAAGGCATTTACTATTTTTAAAGCCGTTGAAACGACGTGCAGTCGATTTGATGCGAAAAGCGAAGTGATGAAACTAATTAGACATGTCAAAGAACCCGTTTCTGTTAGTCCTCTATTATTTGAAGCCCTTTATTTCGCTGTCTTAGTAGCAAATGAAACGTATGGAATCTTTGACCCAACGGTAGGAAAACAATTAGAAAACCGAGGTTTTAACGAACATTACTTATATGGAAATTCCATACAAACGGACGAAGCAGTCGATTCTGGAAGTTATAAAGATATCGTATTGGATACACATAAAAAAACGGTTCTCTTACAAAAACCGATGATTATAGATCTTGGAGCGGTTGCCAAAGGATTAGCTATTGATTTGGCTGCCCGCTCCCTTCCTTATCAGCATTTTATGATTAATGCCGGAGGAGACATTCTAGTTAAAGGACTCAATCAACACGGAGAGTTATGGAAAGTCGGGATTCAGCACCCTCGGATTCAAACGCAGTCATTACTGACTTTACGTGTAACAGATACGGCTGTCTGCACATCAGGAAATTATGCTAGAAAAAATAAGACGCAACCATCCATGCATCATTTGGTTAATCCCTTATCTCCATCCACTCGAAGCAGTCTAATGAGTTGTACAGCGATTGCTCCTTCTGCCATGATGGCCGATGCATTATCTACATCAGCTTTTATTTTAGGAGCGGAAAAAGGAGTAAATTTATTGAATGATGCCGACATACGCGGCGTACTCTTCGACTCTAGTTTCACTCCTTTTTTCACATCAGATATGGAGGAATTAATGAATTATGACCACACGTTCTGA